In Phycodurus eques isolate BA_2022a chromosome 10, UOR_Pequ_1.1, whole genome shotgun sequence, a genomic segment contains:
- the setmar gene encoding histone-lysine N-methyltransferase SETMAR isoform X1 — protein MSDPGVDLSNGLEDVTISFPPDSTEQLCPVFQYSPVNIQGPGCPVDPSEVTLPGCSCVSHSCITESCCCLQTHGQAYAGNGTLRSISVSDVGHFTPVFECNALCSCSDTCSNRVVQRGLRLSLQICTTARSGWGVRTLQRIPHGAFVCEYAGEVIGFEEAKRRQLAQRFEDNNYIIAVREHAGTGSITETFVDPATVGNLGRFLNHSCLPNLFMVPVRVHSLVPRLALFAGRDIDVQEELTFDYSGGYTNQTPGQLHGTQTDTAIQASKTVQRKTCHCGANNCAKFLPLDLSILK, from the exons ATGAGCGATCCCGGTGTGGACCTGAGCAACGGTCTCGAAGATGTTACTATTTCATTTCCACCCGATTCAACTGAACAGCTGTGCCCTGTCTTCCAG TACTCTCCTGTCAACATTCAAGGACCGGGATGCCCCGTGGACCCCAGTGAAGTTACACTTCCTGGGTGCTCCTGCGTTTCCCATTCATGCATCACTGAGAGCTGTTGCTGCTTGCAGACCCATGGACAAGCCTACGCAGGCAATGGCACGTTGCGCAGCATTAGTGTATCAGATGTCGGTCACTTCACGCCGGTGTTTGAGTGTAATGCCCTTTGTTCCTGCAGTGACACTTGCTCAAATCGAGTGGTGCAGAGAGGGCTGAGACTCAGTTTGCAGATATGCACCACTGCCAGGAGTGGGTGGGGCGTGCGGACGCTTCAGCGGATCCCACATGGGGCGTTTGTGTGCGAGTACGCGGGGGAGGTCATCGGTTTTGAGGAGGCCAAACGAAGGCAACTTGCACAGAGATTTGAGGACAATAATTACATAATTGCTGTCCGGGAGCACGCAGGCACAGGTTCCATCACAGAGACATTTGTGGACCCGGCCACTGTGGGAAACCTAGGTCGCTTTCTAAACCACTCCTGCTTGCCCAACTTGTTCATGGTGCCGGTCCGTGTGCACTCTTTGGTTCCCAGATTGGCACTGTTTGCCGGCCGGGACATCGATGTCCAAGAGGAGCTAACGTTTGACTACTCAGGAGGCTACACAAACCAAACACCTGGACAGCTACACGGCACACAAACTGACACTGCCATTCAGGCCAGTAAGACAGTCCAGAGGAAAACTTGTCACTGTGGGGCCAATAACTGCGCAAAGTTCCTGCCTCTAGATTTATCTATTTTAAAGTAA
- the setmar gene encoding histone-lysine N-methyltransferase SETMAR isoform X2: MLLFHFHPIQLNSCALSSSVQVLVILQYSPVNIQGPGCPVDPSEVTLPGCSCVSHSCITESCCCLQTHGQAYAGNGTLRSISVSDVGHFTPVFECNALCSCSDTCSNRVVQRGLRLSLQICTTARSGWGVRTLQRIPHGAFVCEYAGEVIGFEEAKRRQLAQRFEDNNYIIAVREHAGTGSITETFVDPATVGNLGRFLNHSCLPNLFMVPVRVHSLVPRLALFAGRDIDVQEELTFDYSGGYTNQTPGQLHGTQTDTAIQASKTVQRKTCHCGANNCAKFLPLDLSILK; encoded by the exons ATGTTACTATTTCATTTCCACCCGATTCAACTGAACAGCTGTGCCCTGTCTTCCAG TGTTCAAGTCCTTGTCATTTTGCAGTACTCTCCTGTCAACATTCAAGGACCGGGATGCCCCGTGGACCCCAGTGAAGTTACACTTCCTGGGTGCTCCTGCGTTTCCCATTCATGCATCACTGAGAGCTGTTGCTGCTTGCAGACCCATGGACAAGCCTACGCAGGCAATGGCACGTTGCGCAGCATTAGTGTATCAGATGTCGGTCACTTCACGCCGGTGTTTGAGTGTAATGCCCTTTGTTCCTGCAGTGACACTTGCTCAAATCGAGTGGTGCAGAGAGGGCTGAGACTCAGTTTGCAGATATGCACCACTGCCAGGAGTGGGTGGGGCGTGCGGACGCTTCAGCGGATCCCACATGGGGCGTTTGTGTGCGAGTACGCGGGGGAGGTCATCGGTTTTGAGGAGGCCAAACGAAGGCAACTTGCACAGAGATTTGAGGACAATAATTACATAATTGCTGTCCGGGAGCACGCAGGCACAGGTTCCATCACAGAGACATTTGTGGACCCGGCCACTGTGGGAAACCTAGGTCGCTTTCTAAACCACTCCTGCTTGCCCAACTTGTTCATGGTGCCGGTCCGTGTGCACTCTTTGGTTCCCAGATTGGCACTGTTTGCCGGCCGGGACATCGATGTCCAAGAGGAGCTAACGTTTGACTACTCAGGAGGCTACACAAACCAAACACCTGGACAGCTACACGGCACACAAACTGACACTGCCATTCAGGCCAGTAAGACAGTCCAGAGGAAAACTTGTCACTGTGGGGCCAATAACTGCGCAAAGTTCCTGCCTCTAGATTTATCTATTTTAAAGTAA